A single genomic interval of Stenotrophomonas sp. ZAC14D1_NAIMI4_1 harbors:
- a CDS encoding M90 family metallopeptidase has protein sequence MAQLPAGYVPLIKSLLQWLRPAPRPIEDAVWNEACGRAAWLRGLGDARRARLRVLATRFLHEKTITPIGELQLQVADGVLLAALCCLPLLEFGEVGLEGWSQLIVYPDAFRVHRSHMDAAGVLHEWDDELIGESWDSGPLILSWADVQADLAAPHEGYCVAVHEMVHKLDALDGAMDGTPPLPRAWQREWAAAFQQSYDAFCAQVDAGVETLIDPYAAEAPEEFFAVASEYHFSAPDLLAHALPDVAAHLRRFYGEPPAMAD, from the coding sequence GTGGCACAGCTACCTGCCGGGTATGTTCCGCTGATCAAGTCGTTGCTGCAGTGGCTGCGGCCTGCGCCGCGGCCGATCGAAGATGCGGTGTGGAATGAAGCCTGCGGCCGCGCCGCCTGGCTGCGGGGCCTTGGCGATGCGCGCCGCGCGCGCCTGCGCGTGCTGGCCACCCGCTTCCTGCATGAGAAGACCATCACCCCGATTGGCGAGCTGCAGCTGCAGGTGGCCGATGGCGTGCTGCTGGCCGCGCTGTGCTGCCTGCCGCTGCTGGAGTTCGGCGAGGTCGGGCTGGAGGGCTGGTCGCAGCTGATCGTCTACCCCGACGCCTTCCGCGTGCACCGCAGCCACATGGATGCGGCCGGCGTGCTGCACGAATGGGATGACGAGCTGATTGGCGAATCGTGGGACAGCGGTCCGTTGATCCTGTCGTGGGCCGACGTGCAGGCCGACCTGGCCGCGCCGCACGAGGGCTACTGCGTGGCCGTGCATGAAATGGTGCACAAGCTGGATGCGCTGGATGGTGCGATGGACGGCACCCCGCCGTTGCCGCGTGCGTGGCAGCGCGAGTGGGCGGCGGCGTTCCAGCAGTCCTACGACGCGTTCTGCGCGCAGGTGGATGCTGGCGTGGAGACGCTGATCGACCCGTATGCGGCCGAGGCGCCGGAAGAGTTCTTCGCGGTGGCCAGCGAGTACCACTTCTCCGCGCCGGATCTGCTGGCGCACGCGCTGCCGGACGTGGCCGCGCATCTGCGGCGGTTCTATGGCGAGCCGCCGGCAATGGCCGATTGA